The proteins below come from a single Vitis vinifera cultivar Pinot Noir 40024 chromosome 9, ASM3070453v1 genomic window:
- the LOC100242173 gene encoding putative receptor-like protein 8 produces the protein MYSMFELSMECLSSKYLAWVFILLLVQICGCKGCIEEEKMGLLEFKAFLKLNDEHADFLLPSWVDNNISECCKWERVICNPTTGRVKKLSLNAIMQQQNFVEFDWSYYENVKFWLLNVSLFLPFEELHHLNLSTNSFDGFIENEGFKRLSSLKKLEILDISGNEFNKSALKSLGTITSLKTLVLSSMGLNGSFPIQELVSLRNLVVLDLSYNHLESFQAVQGTTLA, from the exons ATGTACTCCATGTTTGAACTTTCAATGGAGTGTTTGTCATCTAAATATTTGGCGTGGGTTTTCATACTACTCTTGGTTCAAATATGTGGATGCAAAGGTTGCATCGAAGAAGAAAAGATGGGTTTGCTTGAATTCAAGGCTTTTCTGAAACTGAATGATGAACATGCAGATTTTCTTCTCCCTTCATGGGTAGATAACAACATTAGTGAATGTTGTAAGTGGGAGCGAGTTATTTGCAATCCCACCACAGGTCGAGTTAAGAAGCTTTCCCTCAATGCTATAATGCAACAACAAAATTTTGTGGAATTCGATTGGTCCTATTatgaaaatgtcaaattctGGTTACTAAATGTCTCCTTATTCCTTCCTTTTGAAGAACTTCACCATCTAAATTTGTCTACAAACTCATTTGATGGGTTTATTGAGAATGAAG GATTTAAAAGGTTATCAAGTTTAAAGAAATTGGAGATCTTGGACATAAGTGGTAATGAGTTCAACAAAAGTGCCTTAAAATCTTTGGGCACAATAACATCACTCAAGACACTGGTTCTTTCCAGCATGGGACTGAATGGATCTTTTCCCATTCAAG AATTAGTCAGTTTAAGAAACTTGGTAGTGCTGGATCTAAGCTATAATCATTTGGAAAGCTTTCAAGCAGTGCAAGGTACTACATtagcttga